Proteins from a genomic interval of Debaryomyces hansenii CBS767 chromosome E complete sequence:
- a CDS encoding DEHA2E03894p (similar to uniprot|P19262 Saccharomyces cerevisiae YDR148C KGD2 Dihydrolipoyl transsuccinylase a component of the mitochondrial alpha-ketoglutarate dehydrogenase complex), which translates to MLSRSIKTTTRRLPSVCKKPVLQTGAKIGNVMMTRSIQTESYKSVRDMNKMSNNMLNFKRFASQTVKVPEMAESITEGTLSEYLKEVGDFVNQDETIATIETDKIDVEVNAPVSGTITERLVEVEENVTVGQDLVKIEEGEAPAGGAKEESKEESKEEPKKEESAAPKKEEAPKPKKEEAPKPKKEEPKKEAKKETSKSGEEATFTNFSRNEERVKMNRMRLRIAERLKESQNTNASLTTFNEVDMTNLMEMRKLYKDEFLDKTGIKLGFMGAFAKASTLAMKEIPSVGASIENNDTLVFRDYADISVAVATPKGLVTPIVRNAESLSILGIEKSISDLGRKARDGKLTLEDMTGGNFTISNGGIFGSLYGTPIINLPQTSVLGLHGVKQRPVTVNGQIESRPMMYLALTYDHRVLDGREAVIFLRTIKELIEDPRKMLLLQ; encoded by the coding sequence atgttGTCCAGAAGTATTAAAACTACTACTCGTCGCTTACCTAGTGTTTGCAAAAAGCCAGTATTGCAAACTGGGGCCAAAATTGGTAATGTCATGATGACCAGATCGATTCAAACTGAAAGCTACAAGTCCGTGAGAGATATGAACAAGATGAGCAACAACATGTTGAACTTCAAGCGTTTTGCATCCCAAACTGTTAAGGTTCCAGAAATGGCCGAATCTATCACTGAGGGTACTTTATCTGAATACCTCAAAGAGGTCGGTGATTTTGTCAACCAAGACGAAACTATTGCCACAATTGAAACCGATAAGATTGATGTCGAAGTGAATGCTCCAGTGAGTGGTACTATCACCGAACGTTTAGTTGaggttgaagaaaatgtGACTGTTGGCCAAGACTTGGTGAAGATCGAAGAAGGTGAAGCCCCAGCTGGCGGTGCCAAGGAAGAATCAAAGGAAGAATCCAAGGAAGAGccaaagaaggaagaatcTGCTGCTccaaagaaggaagaagcCCCAAAGccaaagaaggaagaagcCCCAAAGccaaagaaagaagagcCAAAGAAGGAAGCCAAGAAGGAAACTTCCAAGTCTGGTGAAGAAGCCACCTTCACCAACTTCTCTAGAAACGAAGAAAGAGTCAAGATGAACAGAATGCGTTTGAGAATTGCTGAACGTCTTAAGGAATCGCAGAACACCAACGCTTCCTTGACCACCTTCAACGAAGTCGACATGACTAACTTGATGGAAATGAGAAAATTATACAAGGACGAATTCTTGGACAAGACCGGAATCAAGTTAGGTTTCATGGGTGCTTTCGCTAAGGCTTCCACTTTAGCCATGAAGGAAATTCCCTCTGTTGGTGCCTCCATCGAAAACAACGATACCTTAGTTTTCAGAGACTACGCTGATATTTCTGTCGCTGTTGCCACTCCAAAGGGTTTAGTTACCCCAATTGTCAGAAATGCCGAATCCTTATCCATCTTAGGTATCGAAAAGTCTATCTCTGACTTAGGTAGAAAGGCCAGAGATGGTAAATTAACCTTAGAAGACATGACTGGTGGTAACTTCACCATCTCTAACGGTGGTATCTTCGGTTCTTTATACGGTACCCCAATCATCAACTTGCCTCAAACTTCTGTCTTAGGTTTACATGGTGTTAAGCAAAGACCCGTTACTGTTAACGGCCAAATTGAATCAAGACCAATGATGTACTTAGCTTTAACCTATGATCACAGAGTCTTAGATGGCCGTGAAGCTGTTATCTTCTTGAGAACAATCAAGGAATTGATTGAAGACCCAAGAAAGATGTTATTATTGCAATAG